From Dendropsophus ebraccatus isolate aDenEbr1 chromosome 10, aDenEbr1.pat, whole genome shotgun sequence:
ggcaggacaccactgcagctttTAATTGACTGAAAGGGCCTTCAAGTTCAATGCCCCAGAACCTGAAAGAAGCAGCACAGCAGGGATTAAGTGGTAAGACTTTGGCAGTGGTGCAGGAGCCAGGGGGGTAAGTGTACATTATTATTTTCAAGAACCCCCTCCCCGGGCATATATCAAAAAAGCACCCGTGTGCAAAACCCCTTCAATTGCAACTTTTTTTCTCCGACTTGTACTGTTTTGAAGTATGTGGTTAAAAGAaatcataaagtgtaaaaaatgtatcaaatttttgttgcattttattgATGAACATGCCGGCCATGAAGTCATTGCTATTTTCCTCATCCCAAACTAGCCAACCTCTGTAGTATCTAGGCAATATTTAAATTGTACAAAAACTTTCAATTTTGATAGAGATTTTATAAGCAAAATGGACTGATGGGGTATCCTAACAGCTATCCATTACGTGTTTGGCACCGGCACTAAAGTGAACGGAGTTCTTCTCACTGCAGTGTGTAGCGGTggcaacctgtaactgcagctgagctcctattcacttgaacagGAGCTGAGGTGCAGTTACACAAAGCCACCTCTACATAGTGAAGGGAGACAAActctgtttactgtgtagtgcTGGCGCCGAACAGCTGATTGATTCAGATGCAACTCTGGTTGATTGGTGAGCTATTGTGTTGATAACTTATCACtccattttgcctggaaaacctctttaaatccACATACTTTAATATCTAGCTGCACCTGACAACAAAAttgcataacaaaaaaaaaatcttgatatCAAAAAAgttgcaataaaataaaataaagtgatgtctATACTTTTAAATAATGTTTTCCATCTTTAACATCCATAGGATCCTGCAATCATGGGGGAATTGTCAACATCAGCAAACCATTTGTCGTCCAATTGAACTGGTTAAGCTTTTCCTATAGATttggagggtgggggaaggacTCTTACCCAGGTGCTAACCAAGATGTACACTGGGTGGCCCCTCTCATGACAGATGCCCGTATAATGAATGTGATCCGTTTCTACCCCAAATATGATGATCTCTTACTCTACAAAGGGGCCACAGAGAAGGTGCTTTCCAGGCCGGTGCCTCGTAGTCATCCAGACTACTCCAGCTGTGGTCAGGGTGGAGGAGTGATCATGTTCAACAATTCCTTATATTACAATTGTTATAACAGCAGGGACATCTGTAAGTTTAATGTAAACACCAATGGAGTGGAACGTAAGACGCTCACAGATGCCACCTTTAACAACCGATTCTCTTACGCCTCTTCTGTCTGGCAAGATATTGACTTAGCCAGTGATGAAAGCGGCCTCTGGGTCATTTTTGCTACAGAAGAAAACGCTGGAAACATTGTTATTGGCAAACTTGACCCTCTTACCTTGGAGGTGGAGAAGACTTGGCTGACATCTCAGTACAAGCCTGGTGCCACCAACACCTTCATGGTGTGCGGGGTCTTATATGCCACTAGAACCCTCAGCACCAGAAATGAAGAAATCTTTTACATGTATGACACCAAGACAAGTCAGGAAGGTCAGATGAGCATCATCTTTGACAAAATGTTGGAGAACGTGCAGAGTCTTTCCTACAACCCCAATGATCACAAGCTCTACATGTACAATGATGGCTACCAAGTCACATATGATCTAGCCTTTAAACCACTATCTGATTCTGCCTAAGAAACCTGTGTTTGTCTATACGGGGTTTCCACCTTTGGCCTTTGATAGCAGCCGGGGGGGCGGTGCACTTCATATCGGGGTCACAACATAACCCAtcggcccttaaggggttaaagacgtaATAGACATAATATTATACTCATTTAAAGAAGTTCACTCCGTGTATATAACTTATCCTTTACACTCCATttgcttttaaccctttagatATTGATTGTTAACATTTACATAGTTTTAACCTAAATAAATCCACAATTCTGTGTTGATCAATCATCTACACAGTGTGTTATATTTCTGAGAGACTGCTCTAAGTAAAAGCATAAATATAAATTCAAAAGGTAGAATGCTGCCGACCTTTACAAACCTACTGCATACTAATAATCTATTGAACTAAATGATAACTCAGTATACAAGAAGCtcctaagctccctctagtggcagctgaAGGTAACCAGAATGTTATGTCCTAAATCTATGTGTATGTAAGGTTTTAGTATTCTGACTGCTATCCATATATTGAAAAACCAATCACCACAGACTTTTGGACCTAAAAATAACATGATGATAAAATGTTGAGATTTCATTGAAGCTGTAATATAATGCTGTAATTATTAAATGCAAACTTTGTTTTCTAATAAAATGTTTATTACTACTGATGGATTACTTTAATTCTACaccacactatatatattttaaccTGAAGGGGCCTAAGGACCTCTATGTTACCAGTATTATGGCACATGGTAGGTTGGGAATCTTTCACAGAGTGGAACTTAACTTTAAGCCCCTAATGCCGCTATACGAGTGTCCTGTATAAAATACAGAACTCAGCAATGTGGTTTTCTGTGTGTGTTCCAGGaagtacgtaaaaaaaaaacccatgatGGCTGGGTACATACATGGGCTGGTTGACCAGGAGAAACTGGCATGGCACAATAGAAAAGGTTCCATATTTTCTAGCTTTTAAGaaaactgggtgtataagacaacccccaacttttACAATTAAAATATAGgcggaggtttatcaaacatggtggaaagtgaaactggctcagttgcccctagcaaccaatctgattccacttttgatt
This genomic window contains:
- the LOC138802949 gene encoding olfactomedin-4-like, producing the protein MLLLLILAVGVLHSRADNLVNTTGVVDESGVCRCSVALPDTTFPADRLEFLEIYNKNLSINVKQEITKMQSYQATLTGYLQMLRNLTRRVEVMEMGGVSYTELDFELLKLEIREIESLVTKLRVSIDGSNTIVEELYVEVRNISVMVNQLESYDKNNVLAVRRQIALLRKRLEDCEKNKDNQAPAPINYGSCNHGGIVNISKPFVVQLNWLSFSYRFGGWGKDSYPGANQDVHWVAPLMTDARIMNVIRFYPKYDDLLLYKGATEKVLSRPVPRSHPDYSSCGQGGGVIMFNNSLYYNCYNSRDICKFNVNTNGVERKTLTDATFNNRFSYASSVWQDIDLASDESGLWVIFATEENAGNIVIGKLDPLTLEVEKTWLTSQYKPGATNTFMVCGVLYATRTLSTRNEEIFYMYDTKTSQEGQMSIIFDKMLENVQSLSYNPNDHKLYMYNDGYQVTYDLAFKPLSDSA